In Halobacteria archaeon AArc-dxtr1, the sequence CATTCGATCGGACGGCACCGACAAACCCGCCCGGTTCAAGATCCGCAGCCCCTGTTTCCACAACCTCTCGGCGTTAGAACAGATGGTCGAAGGCGAGTACATCCCCGACCTGATCGCCTCGCTCGGTAGCTTGGACATCGTTCTCGGAGAGGTGGATCGATGAGCACGGTACCACCGACACTCCTGCAGAACGCGGACCCGACCATGCTGCCAGAGCGGATCAGCGATCTGACTCCCCTCGGCGAGTTCGGAGTCGCCGGTGAGCTGATCGCGGCGTTTCTGGCTGCGTTTCTGATCGGGAGTCTGATGCTCACGATGACCGCACTCGCGGGCCCGTGGGCCAAGCGAAAGATCACGGCCGCGTTTACAGACCGAATCGCGGTCAACCAGATCGGACCTGGCGGGATCGGAATCATCATCGTTGATGCCGTCCGGATGCTCTCGAAAGAAAATATCATCCCGGAAGGTGCCGACCGCCCGGCTTACGACCTCGCACCCGTAGTCGTCGTCTCCTCGGCGCTGCTTGGCTTCGCCGTGATCCCGATGGGAAGCGGCGTTCAGTTGGCCGATCCCGAGGTCGGACTCGCGTTCGTCTTCGCGGTCGCCGGCATCGCCTCCGTCGGCCTCGTGATGGCCGGCTACGCCTCCGACAACAAGTATTCCATGCTCGGCGGGCTCCGGGCGGTTGCACAGAACATCGCCTACGAGATTCCGCTCGTCGTCACGGGGATGTCGGTCGTGTTGTTCGCCGGCTCGCTCCAGATGAGCGAGATCGTCGACGCACAGACGGCGACGCTGGCGACCGTTCCGGGCCTCGAGTGGTCGATTCCGGCCTGGTACGCGCTGTTAAATCCCTTCGCGTTTGTCCTCTTTCTGGTGGCGAACTTCGCCGAAGTTGGCCGGAATCCTTTCGACACGCCTGAGGCGCCGACAGAGATCGTCGCGGGCTACCAGACCGAGTACTCCTCGGTCTACTTCGTGTTGATCTATCTCGGGGAGTTCATCCACATCTTCCTCGGAGGGGCGATCATCGCGACGATTTTCCTCGGCGGACCGGCCGGACCGGTGTTGCCGGGCATCGTCTGGTTCCTCATCAAGATCTGGGCGGTGTTCTTGCTCACCCAGTGGCTCCGCTCGGCGGTGCCTCGGGTTCGAATCGACCAACTGATCGAGATCGGCTGGAAAGGACTGCTCGTCCTTTCCTTTGCCAATCTCGTCGTAACCGCAGTACTCGTGGGGCTATTCGCATGATCGGGTTACTCAAATCGATGGCGACGACGATGCGACACGCACTGGACGGCTCGACGTTCACCGTCGAGTATCCCGAAACAGCACCGGACATCTCCCCTCGGTTCCGGGGTGTCCACAAGTTCAGCCAGGAACGGTGCATCTGGTGTCGACAGTGTGAGAACGTCTGTCCGAACGACACCATCCAGATCGTGATGGACGACAAGCGAAACGGGGAGCAGTACAACCTCCATATCGGGCAGTGTATCTACTGCCGGCTCTGTGAGGAGGTCTGTCCCGTCGACGCGATCTTGCTCACGCAGAACTTCGAGTTCACGGGAGACACCAAACACGACCTGGTGTACAACAAAGAGCAGTTGAAAGCAGTGCCGTGGTACAAGGACATCGACCCGCTCGAATCGCGCGAGCCCGACCGGGGCGCGTGGATCGGCGACGGTGAGGGGGAGGTCGACTATCAATGATGGACGCGATCGCGTTCGGTCTATTCGCGTTCCTGACCCTCGCCAGCGCACTCGGCGTCGTCCTCTTTCGTGACCCATGGCACTCGGCGCTCATGCTCGGCCTCGCTCTCTTGAGCGTCGCCGTCCACTACATCATGCTCGCGGCGGAGTTCATCGCGATGATGCAGGTGCTCGTCTACGTCGGCGGCGTCCTCATCCTGATCACGTTCGCGGTCATGCTGACCCAACGTGACGAGGATCCCGCGGCTGGGGAGGTGAGTCAGTCGTGACCACTCGCCCGCAACTCCGACTGGGTCGACACCTGCTTCCTGGCGTCCTGGCGATCGCGCTGTTTGGCGTGATGGCACTGGCCGTCCTGAACACCGAGTTCGGTGAGATCGCTGGCTATCCCGACGTCGGGATCACGTCGGCGCTTGGCTACGCCATGTTTGACCTGGGACCGCTGCAAGCAGAACAGGGCGTGCCCGGAACCGAGCCGTTCCTCGTCGCATTCTTGCTGGTCGCCGTCCTCTTAGACGCGGCGCTGGACGCTGCACTCGTCCTCGCAAAGCGCGAGGACGGCGGAGAAGCGGTCTCGCCACTCTCCCTCCGGTTTGACGAGCCGACAGACGGTGTGGCGGCAACCGACGGCGGCCAGTCCACCGCCAACACGAGCGCCGGGACGGCGGACACCGGGCCAGCAGACGACACGAGGGCGACAGGAGGTGACCACAAATGACCGTCGCCATCGAGTACTACGTCTTGCTGTCGCTCGCGCTGTTCTGTATCGGCCTCTTTGGCATCTTAACGCGGCGCAACGCGTTGATGTTCCTGATGTCGGTCGAACTGATGGTCAACGCGGCTGCGATCAACCTGGTCGCATTTTCGCTGTACCACGGCGACCTTACGGGCCAGCTGTTCACGCTGTTCGTCCTGGCGGTAGCTGCCGCGGAGGTCGCCGTCGGACTCGGCATCATCCTGGTGTTGTATCGTAACTTCCGTGACGTCGACGTCACGGTCCCGACGACGATGAGGTGGTAACTGATGGAAGGTCTGTTTACATACGCACCGGCGATCGCACTGCTTCCGCTCGCGGCGTTCGTGCTCGTGCTCGCGGTCGGAAACTACCTGCCGAAACGGGGTGCCCTCGTCGGGATCGCCGCGACGGCCGGCTCCCTGGTGCTCTCGCTGGCGATGCTCGCGGCGGTCGCTGCCGGCGAGACGTTCCACGAGACCTACTTCGAGTGGGCCGTCGGCGACGGCGTCGGCGAGGCTGCGGGCAGCGAGATTGCCTTCACCTTCGGCATCTTGATCGATCCGCTCTCGGCGCTGATGCTCGTGATCGTCTCGCTCGTCGCAGTGCTCGTCCACGTCTTCAGCCTCGGCTACATGAACGCCGAGGGTGAGAGAGGGTTGGCGCGGTACTACGCCGAACTCGGGCTCTTTACGTTCAGCATGCT encodes:
- a CDS encoding NADH-quinone oxidoreductase subunit H; this translates as MSTVPPTLLQNADPTMLPERISDLTPLGEFGVAGELIAAFLAAFLIGSLMLTMTALAGPWAKRKITAAFTDRIAVNQIGPGGIGIIIVDAVRMLSKENIIPEGADRPAYDLAPVVVVSSALLGFAVIPMGSGVQLADPEVGLAFVFAVAGIASVGLVMAGYASDNKYSMLGGLRAVAQNIAYEIPLVVTGMSVVLFAGSLQMSEIVDAQTATLATVPGLEWSIPAWYALLNPFAFVLFLVANFAEVGRNPFDTPEAPTEIVAGYQTEYSSVYFVLIYLGEFIHIFLGGAIIATIFLGGPAGPVLPGIVWFLIKIWAVFLLTQWLRSAVPRVRIDQLIEIGWKGLLVLSFANLVVTAVLVGLFA
- a CDS encoding NADH-quinone oxidoreductase subunit I — protein: MIGLLKSMATTMRHALDGSTFTVEYPETAPDISPRFRGVHKFSQERCIWCRQCENVCPNDTIQIVMDDKRNGEQYNLHIGQCIYCRLCEEVCPVDAILLTQNFEFTGDTKHDLVYNKEQLKAVPWYKDIDPLESREPDRGAWIGDGEGEVDYQ
- a CDS encoding NADH-quinone oxidoreductase subunit J, coding for MMDAIAFGLFAFLTLASALGVVLFRDPWHSALMLGLALLSVAVHYIMLAAEFIAMMQVLVYVGGVLILITFAVMLTQRDEDPAAGEVSQS
- the nuoK gene encoding NADH-quinone oxidoreductase subunit NuoK; protein product: MTVAIEYYVLLSLALFCIGLFGILTRRNALMFLMSVELMVNAAAINLVAFSLYHGDLTGQLFTLFVLAVAAAEVAVGLGIILVLYRNFRDVDVTVPTTMRW